Within Cloacibacillus sp., the genomic segment CGCAAACACGCTTGAAGGGCTCGTCAACATGCTGATGCGCATAAAGGGCGTCCGCATGGGACTCTTCGTCACGGAAAAAGAAGGCTGCGTCAAACTCAGCGTCAGAAGCCGAGGAACGTGCAGCGCAAGGGAGCTTGCCTCAAAGTTCGGCGGCGGCGGCCACGTGAACGCCGCAGGCGCGACGGTAGAGGGAAGCTTCGAGGCAGTTCTGCAAACGGTAAAGAAAGAGGCCGAGGCCTATGTCCTTCACTGGGCTGCTTCCGGTAGATAAGCCGCTGGGCCTGCGCAGCACAGACTGCGTACAGAGGCTCAGACGCATACTGGGACGCAAAATAAAAATAGGCCACGGCGGCACGCTCGACTCCACCGCCACAGGCCTGCTCTTTATATTGACCGGAGGGGCTACGCGCCTTGCGAATTTCGTAATGGCGCTGCCTAAGTGCTACGAGGCGGAGGTGACCTTCGGAGTTTCTACCTCGACGGACGACGCAAGCGGAGAGGTGACGGCGCGCGCCGGACGCTCGCACATAACCAACGAAGAGACGGAGATCCTGCTCTGCGGCTTTCTTGGCTGGCGAATGCAGTCGCCTCCGGCCGTCTCCGCCGTGCATGTGGACGGACTTCGCGCGCACGAGCTTGCGCGCGGCGGCCTGGCCGTCGTGCCGGAGGCAAGGCCGGTCTATTTTTCAAAGATAGAGCGCATTAGCGATATGGATGACGCTGGGCGCATGAGATTTCGCGTCTTTTGCAGCAAGGGCACCTACATCAGGAGCTTCGCGCGCGACCTAGGTTCTGCGCTTGCGTCCGCGGCGCACCTGTCCGCTCTGCGCCGCGTCAGCTGCGGCGCCTTTACCGCTTCCGACGCATATCCTGCGGAAAAACTCTTTGAGATGAGCAGTTCCGAGCTTGCGGCCTCTCTGCTTCCGATAGAGAGCCTCTGCCGCGAAGGCGCGGCCTACGGCGCGGACGACGAAGCGGCGGCTAAACTTTCAAGCGGGCTTCCTGTGACGCTTGACCTGCTTTTTCGTAAAAATCTGCCACCAGCCTGCTCAAAAAAACTGCTCGTCGCGTCTCCCTCGCTTTTTTCTATCTGCGACATTGCGAGGGATGGAGCGAAACTCAAACTTTCTCCCGACGTCAACATTAAATTTTCAGGAGGCGCAGAGGATTGATATACGCGCTTGGAGCCTTCGACGGATTTCATCTGGGACACCGCGTGCTGCTTGAAACGGCGGCGGCTGTAGCCCAAAAACAAGAGACCGGCTGGGGCGTCATCACCTTCGAGGGACATCCGAGGATGCTTCTTGACAAAAACAAATTTAAACTGCTCTTCTCGCCGCCCGAAAGAGACCTGATAGCGAAATACCTGGCGGTCCCGCGTATGGAAAAAATACACTTCACACGTGAATTTGCCGCGCTTTCGCCATCAGATTTCGTGGACTGCATAGGAACGAAATATTCCGTGAAGGGCTTGGTCACCGGCGCGAACTTTCGCTTCGGAAAAGACCGCGCCGGAAACGCAGAACTGCTTGCGTCGCTCTGCCGCGAACGAGGCTGGTCGCTCAACGTCATACCGTCGCGTTTTCTCGAAAATAAAGTCATCAGCAGCACCGCGGTGCGCGCGGCGGTGGCGGGCGGTGATATGACGCTTGCCGCGCGGCTGCTTGGCTATCCGTACATGGTGAGCGGGCGCGTCGCGCACGGAGACGGCCGAGGCCGCGAGCTTGCCTTTCCCACGGCGAACCTATGTCTGCTTCCGGGCAAGATATATCCGCCGCACGGAGTTTACGCCGCCGTTACGGTGATTGACGGCGACTGGCGCGCCTCCGCCCTCAACATCGGCAGCAACCCCACCTTTGACGGACTTCGGCCGCCGCGCTGCGAAGCGCACATAATAGGCGCGGAGTGCGATCTTTACGGCCGCGACATCACGCTCTTCATATTAAAGAGGCTGCGCGGCGAGGAAAAGTTCCCGTCGGCTGCGGCGCTTTGCGCGCGCGTAGCGGAGGACGTAAAGCAATGCGGCGCCCTCTGCGCGGAATATTTATCGCAGGAGGGCTCCGAGATAAAAAAATTCGCGCGTTATCTTTAGGAAGAGCTGCGCCCTTTGACAGTATCGTCTGGCTATCGTATCATATCTAAGTTACGCAAAAGCGTATTTTGAGGAGGAAGATTTCCCTTGTTAAGAGCAATGAGAAGCTATACTAGAGTCATCATGATAATCGTCATACTCTTCTTCGTCGCGTCGTGCTTCGCAGGCTACGGCCTGTATGTCCGCGGCAACAGAGGTGGGAACGGCGAAGGCCGTCAGGACTACCCGGTAGCTACAATAGACGGCAAGAACATAATGCGTTCTGAGCTTGAAAAAGGCGCCTCTCGCATGTCAGAGCAGTATGGCAGCAACGTCACCTCCGCCGACGCCCCGCAGATCAGAAGAGCTGTGCTCGACGGGATGACGATCCAGGCGGAGCTTGGAAAAGAGATAGAGAACAGAAACATCGACGTCGCGAAGGACGAGATCGAAGAGACCTACAAAAAGATAATGGACCAGTATCCGACGCGCGAAGAATTTATGTCCTACATGCAGCGCAGCGGCATCACTGAAAAGCAGATGAAGGACGACATCAAAAAGCAGCTGCAGATGGACAAAGTCCTTAAATCGCTCGAAGCCGACATCAAGGTAGACGAAAAAGAGGTGCGCGCCTTCTACGACACGGCGAAGAACTTCCTTTACAAGCAGCCGGCCGGCATCAGCGTAAACATCGCCACCTTCAAAGACAAGGCGGCGGCCGAGGCCGCGCGCAAGGCTATAGCGGCGGGAGGCAACTGGGACGCGGAGATGGCGAAATACAAAAACGACATAGAGATGTCAACGCCGTATGACCAGCCCACAGTGCTCGCCGACCAGCAGCTCCAAAAAGAACTCGCCATGCTCAAAGACTACCCCATGAACAAAGTGACGCCAGTCCAGAGCGCCGGAGATAAATTCAGCTACATCGCCATCAAGCGCACAAAGACCGCTGAACGCGTCATCCCGTTCAACTCCGTCAGCGCCGACGTAAAGGCTACGATAACCAACCAGAAGATGCAGGAAGCCCAGCAGAAATTCTACGAGACGCTGCTCAAACGCGCCGACGTAAAGGTGCTTGACGCATCCATCTTCCCGGCAGACAAACCGGCCTCGGAAGACGCGGCGCCAAAATCGGAAGACAAGAAATAACGAAAAATCCAAAATAACATAAAAAATCGCGGAAGAGGAAAGCGCCAGGCTTGCCTCTTCCGCGATTTTTTATATGCGCGCGGCGCGTTTGCCCTTGAAAATAAAAAATCCACACGTTACTATAGGCGAAGCAGCATATTTTTCGACTGGAGGGCTGGTCTATGGATATTGCAAAACTTACAGATCTTAGAGGAAAATCCGCCGTGGTAACAGGCGGCGCGGGCGGCATAGGCGCCGCCTGCGCGCGTACCTTCGCCGCAGCTGGCGCAAACGTAGCCATCATAGACAAAAACGCGGAGGCCGCGCACCAAACAGCGCTTGAGATCGCCGAGGAATTTGGCGTGCATACAGCCGCTTTCGAATGCGACGTCATATCCGCGGCAGACGACACAGACGTCATAGAACGCGCCGCAGCGGCGCTGAAAGGCCTGAACATCCTCGTCAACAATACCGGAGGCGGAGGCGGCGGAGCGGAGCGTTTTGAGGGGCTCTCAGCCGATTACATCAACAAGATATTCAGCCTCAACGTCTACTCGGTCTTTCGTTTCTCACGCCTTGCCCTGCCGCACATGAGGGCCGCGGGCTATGGTTCCATCGTCAACATCAGCTCAATGGCAAGCATCATGAGCGGAGCTGACATGTCCGTCTACAGCGCCTCCAAGGCCGCCGTGAACGCCCTCACGCGCCAGATGGCGATAGACGTGGCTCCCGTTCGTGTGAACGCCATCGCGCCCGGCGCAATAAAGACGCACGCGCTTGCTACGGTCCTCACAGAACCGATGGAACGCAAGATGCTGGAAAAAACTCCGCTGGGACGTCTAGGCGCGCCAGAAGACATAGCAAACGCGGCGCTCTTTTTCGCCTCCCCGATGGCCTCATGGGTCTCTGGGCAGACGCTGATAGTCTCAGGCGGAGGATACCAAACGCTCGATTAACGAAAAATCAAAATTTTTTATACCGCAAGAAGAGACTCACACAAAGCGTGCGAGCTCTCTTCTTGTATCTTGACGGCCTCCCTGTGCTATAATATCGCAGATAGAAACTCCCGTAAAAGAGGTGGCAGAAAATGAAAAGCATAAACTATGCTCAGTACGCCCGTGACGTTATAGAGGCCTCGCACGAACGGCCCGTAATAGTGGATATCTGGGACCCGTCGTGACCGCCCTGTATAGCGCTTGCTCCGAAATTTGAAGAGCTGGCGGCAAGATACGCGGGGCGTATCGACTTCTTAAAGATGGACCGCTCGCAAAACAAAGAGATAATGAAAGAGCTCTCCCTGCGCGGCGTACCCACTATAATATTTATGAAAGACGGAAATAGCGCTGCGCCGCGTCTTACCGGAGACGAGCAGGCGACGGAGGAAAAGATCCGCGCCGCGGCGGAGAAGATCATCGGCAATTAAATCACTCAGCTATAAACATATTTACGCAAACATATAAACGGAGGTAATACCAATGAAAAAACTACTGCTGCTTGCGGCGCTTCTGCTATTTGCCGCGCTTCCCGCTCACGCCGACGCGCCGTTTCACATAGGCGTCGTCACCGGCACAGTCTCGCAGGGCGAAGACAACGTCCGCGGGGCCGAGAGGCTCATTGCCATGTACAAAGACGCCTCAAAGGGCGGCATGATAAAACACGTCACCTACCCCGACAACTTCGGAGCCGAAATGGAGACCGTCATAAGCCAGATAGCCGGCCTTGCGGACGACCCAAAGATGAAAGTCGTGGTCGTCATGGAGGGCGTGCCAGGCACAGCCGAGGCCTTCCGCCGCATCAAAGAAAAACGCAAAGACATCCTATGCTTCACGGGGCAGCCGCAGGAAGACCCGAACGTAATAGGTGCTGTGGCCGACCTCGTCGTCAACTCCGACAACCTCGCCATGGGCTATATC encodes:
- the truB gene encoding tRNA pseudouridine(55) synthase TruB, with product MSFTGLLPVDKPLGLRSTDCVQRLRRILGRKIKIGHGGTLDSTATGLLFILTGGATRLANFVMALPKCYEAEVTFGVSTSTDDASGEVTARAGRSHITNEETEILLCGFLGWRMQSPPAVSAVHVDGLRAHELARGGLAVVPEARPVYFSKIERISDMDDAGRMRFRVFCSKGTYIRSFARDLGSALASAAHLSALRRVSCGAFTASDAYPAEKLFEMSSSELAASLLPIESLCREGAAYGADDEAAAKLSSGLPVTLDLLFRKNLPPACSKKLLVASPSLFSICDIARDGAKLKLSPDVNIKFSGGAED
- the ribF gene encoding riboflavin biosynthesis protein RibF, with product MIYALGAFDGFHLGHRVLLETAAAVAQKQETGWGVITFEGHPRMLLDKNKFKLLFSPPERDLIAKYLAVPRMEKIHFTREFAALSPSDFVDCIGTKYSVKGLVTGANFRFGKDRAGNAELLASLCRERGWSLNVIPSRFLENKVISSTAVRAAVAGGDMTLAARLLGYPYMVSGRVAHGDGRGRELAFPTANLCLLPGKIYPPHGVYAAVTVIDGDWRASALNIGSNPTFDGLRPPRCEAHIIGAECDLYGRDITLFILKRLRGEEKFPSAAALCARVAEDVKQCGALCAEYLSQEGSEIKKFARYL
- a CDS encoding SurA N-terminal domain-containing protein, whose protein sequence is MLRAMRSYTRVIMIIVILFFVASCFAGYGLYVRGNRGGNGEGRQDYPVATIDGKNIMRSELEKGASRMSEQYGSNVTSADAPQIRRAVLDGMTIQAELGKEIENRNIDVAKDEIEETYKKIMDQYPTREEFMSYMQRSGITEKQMKDDIKKQLQMDKVLKSLEADIKVDEKEVRAFYDTAKNFLYKQPAGISVNIATFKDKAAAEAARKAIAAGGNWDAEMAKYKNDIEMSTPYDQPTVLADQQLQKELAMLKDYPMNKVTPVQSAGDKFSYIAIKRTKTAERVIPFNSVSADVKATITNQKMQEAQQKFYETLLKRADVKVLDASIFPADKPASEDAAPKSEDKK
- a CDS encoding glucose 1-dehydrogenase, yielding MDIAKLTDLRGKSAVVTGGAGGIGAACARTFAAAGANVAIIDKNAEAAHQTALEIAEEFGVHTAAFECDVISAADDTDVIERAAAALKGLNILVNNTGGGGGGAERFEGLSADYINKIFSLNVYSVFRFSRLALPHMRAAGYGSIVNISSMASIMSGADMSVYSASKAAVNALTRQMAIDVAPVRVNAIAPGAIKTHALATVLTEPMERKMLEKTPLGRLGAPEDIANAALFFASPMASWVSGQTLIVSGGGYQTLD
- a CDS encoding thioredoxin family protein; the protein is MALAPKFEELAARYAGRIDFLKMDRSQNKEIMKELSLRGVPTIIFMKDGNSAAPRLTGDEQATEEKIRAAAEKIIGN